One Fuerstiella marisgermanici DNA window includes the following coding sequences:
- a CDS encoding heme-binding protein, with the protein MNQTPPRPAHALRLAVAAMIVTSVAAANAQQPRSATTEPLIHRNRIQLTLAGAEKALAAAKLKAHEMGVKVNIAVVDDGGHLLTFARMEGARPASIYTSITKATAAATKRGATGPLPNADAMDTHLSLAVERAAEVSGGKFTTLKGGVPIVIEGQVIGAIGVGGAKGEEDAEVASAGVEALAKLIKDPATSDNDSPNPLTIEALVGTWRVADIAGGGVTDTTIRFAQNGDVFGSTGVNRYTAKVNIDGPKLGLQMGLATTRAAGSPALMEQEAKFLSALKKVTRWQLDESGLLLLQDDNGTTQLRCSRTAPSKD; encoded by the coding sequence ATGAATCAGACGCCCCCTCGCCCGGCACATGCGCTTCGACTAGCCGTCGCTGCGATGATCGTCACGTCCGTTGCTGCGGCAAACGCACAGCAGCCACGCTCGGCAACGACTGAACCGTTGATCCATCGAAATCGAATCCAACTTACGCTGGCAGGAGCTGAAAAAGCACTCGCTGCAGCTAAGCTGAAGGCGCACGAAATGGGCGTGAAGGTGAACATCGCCGTGGTCGACGACGGTGGTCACTTGCTTACCTTCGCACGAATGGAAGGAGCTCGTCCGGCCAGCATTTATACGTCCATCACAAAAGCCACGGCGGCCGCCACCAAGCGAGGTGCCACGGGACCGCTGCCCAATGCGGACGCGATGGATACGCACTTGAGTCTGGCGGTCGAACGCGCGGCTGAAGTCAGCGGAGGCAAGTTCACGACACTGAAAGGTGGCGTCCCAATTGTGATTGAAGGACAAGTCATCGGTGCCATCGGCGTCGGGGGCGCGAAGGGTGAAGAAGACGCCGAAGTCGCCAGTGCGGGCGTTGAAGCACTTGCCAAGCTGATTAAAGATCCAGCTACCTCTGACAATGATTCCCCCAACCCGCTCACTATTGAAGCGTTGGTTGGAACCTGGCGAGTCGCAGACATCGCGGGTGGCGGCGTGACCGATACAACGATTCGCTTTGCACAGAACGGAGACGTTTTCGGAAGCACTGGCGTCAACCGCTACACGGCCAAAGTCAACATCGACGGCCCCAAACTGGGACTGCAAATGGGCCTCGCCACAACGCGAGCCGCCGGATCACCGGCACTGATGGAACAGGAAGCGAAGTTCCTGTCCGCCCTGAAGAAAGTCACCCGCTGGCAGTTAGACGAAAGCGGCCTGTTACTGTTGCAGGACGATAACGGAACAACCCAGTTGCGATGCTCGCGCACCGCGCCCAGCAAGGACTGA
- the mnhG gene encoding monovalent cation/H(+) antiporter subunit G translates to MTDAITVFLLITGTAFALLSAVAVVRMPDLYTRMHGATKSATLGVGCTILAAAIQFADMETATAAVLIVGFLFMTAPVAAHMIGRAAYRKHVSQWTGTIIDESPARHDAADE, encoded by the coding sequence ATGACAGATGCGATCACTGTCTTTTTGCTGATTACCGGCACGGCGTTCGCGCTGTTGTCGGCTGTTGCTGTGGTGCGAATGCCGGACCTGTACACTCGCATGCACGGTGCAACGAAGAGCGCCACTTTGGGCGTTGGCTGCACGATTCTTGCCGCCGCAATCCAGTTTGCAGACATGGAAACGGCGACAGCCGCCGTCCTGATTGTGGGCTTCCTGTTTATGACCGCTCCCGTCGCCGCTCACATGATCGGTCGAGCGGCCTACCGTAAGCACGTCTCGCAATGGACGGGAACGATCATTGATGAATCTCCGGCGCGACATGATGCGGCAGACGAATAA